From Microbacterium pseudoresistens, the proteins below share one genomic window:
- a CDS encoding Maf family protein, which produces MRVCLASTSPARLALLRQSGIEPLTIAPDVDEDAVAARAEAERGEPLPPPELVLLLGRAKAADVAARIPQQVPDFDGIVIGGDSMFALDGRVYGKPYEPAEATRRWREMRGRTGVLHSGHSVFRLRPGADPVEAHAVAEATVTFAADVTDHEIEAYVASGEPLHVAGAFTIDSLGGAFIERVEGDPSTVVGMSLSTLRRLAAELGVTWSDLWPPADASPAS; this is translated from the coding sequence ATGCGCGTATGCCTGGCCTCCACCTCCCCCGCCCGCCTCGCCCTGCTGCGCCAGAGCGGGATCGAGCCGCTCACCATCGCGCCCGATGTCGATGAGGATGCCGTGGCCGCCAGAGCGGAGGCCGAGCGCGGCGAGCCCCTGCCGCCCCCCGAGCTCGTGCTGCTGCTCGGGCGGGCCAAGGCTGCGGACGTCGCCGCGCGGATTCCGCAGCAGGTGCCGGACTTCGACGGCATCGTCATCGGCGGCGACTCGATGTTCGCGCTCGACGGGCGCGTCTACGGCAAGCCGTACGAGCCGGCGGAGGCGACGCGGCGCTGGCGCGAGATGCGCGGCCGCACGGGCGTGCTGCACTCCGGTCACAGCGTCTTCCGGCTGCGTCCTGGTGCCGACCCCGTCGAGGCGCACGCGGTCGCCGAGGCGACGGTGACCTTCGCCGCCGACGTCACCGACCACGAGATCGAGGCGTACGTCGCCTCGGGCGAACCGCTGCACGTCGCGGGCGCGTTCACGATCGACAGCCTCGGCGGCGCCTTCATCGAACGCGTCGAGGGCGATCCGTCGACGGTCGTCGGGATGTCGCTGTCGACGCTGCGTCGCCTCGCCGCCGAACTTGGCGTCACCTGGTCCGACCTCTGGCCGCCCGCCGACGCCTCGCCTGCGTCGTAG